One window of Terriglobia bacterium genomic DNA carries:
- a CDS encoding glycogen debranching enzyme N-terminal domain-containing protein — MIEFDQNSCSNLARSQRREWLETNGLGGFACSTLCGMNTRRYHGLLVTPLEPPVKRFVLLSKFEETLVLDGARIDLSSNQFPGAVHPQGYQFLVRFEKQFFPVSTFRVGDWQIQKTVFMVHGHNATCLEYVFKGPPEAEAHIDIRPLLAYRDYHSLTRENSDLRRDTDIGEHHAKFSPYPGLPPLVIRHTADFFFRDGYWYKNFEYLREQERGLDFSEDLFSPGYFRAIAKNGTYLWVFASAEEWTDLTRDAELQRFAVIKQRELERRQALVKGIKSTEPTSFYLRLAADQFLVRRGKDSQTVIAGYPWFTDWGRDTMISIPGLLFVANNYPAAREILDTFVRSMRDGLIPNRFVDHPKAGEETEYNTADATLWLFHLVYELARRTDDVKIVKQNFYEPLIESFECHRRGTRFGIHMSDDALLSAGRESVQLTWMDARIGDQAVTPRHGKAVEICALWCNALKVLEFFAKKLGDRARAKEFTSLARQAQESFNRVFWNRPAGYLNDVVNDGGVDTSLRPNQLFALTLPFSPLERKYRKPVVAVVTEHLLTPFGLRTLAKSDPHYRGLYQGNAYDRDGSYHQGTVWPWLLGPYATAYLNAHTRTARNKKHVRSLLESLIQYMLNDGVGQLPELFDGDVPKNEEGSPQPPGKGCFAQAWSVAEVHRVLMEEV, encoded by the coding sequence ATGATCGAATTCGACCAAAACTCATGCTCCAATCTGGCCCGGTCGCAACGCCGCGAATGGCTGGAGACCAATGGCTTGGGCGGATTTGCCTGCTCCACCCTGTGCGGCATGAATACCCGGCGCTATCATGGGCTGCTCGTGACCCCCCTGGAACCGCCCGTCAAACGGTTTGTCCTGCTCTCTAAGTTCGAAGAGACGTTGGTGCTCGACGGCGCCCGGATCGATTTGAGTTCCAACCAGTTTCCGGGAGCCGTCCATCCCCAGGGCTATCAATTCCTGGTCCGTTTTGAAAAGCAGTTCTTCCCCGTTTCCACCTTCCGCGTGGGCGACTGGCAGATCCAGAAGACTGTTTTCATGGTTCACGGACACAATGCCACCTGTCTCGAATACGTCTTCAAGGGGCCTCCGGAAGCAGAGGCCCACATTGACATTCGCCCGCTTCTCGCTTATCGGGACTATCATTCTCTGACCCGCGAAAACAGTGACCTCCGTCGGGACACGGATATCGGCGAGCATCATGCGAAATTCTCGCCCTACCCCGGGCTTCCTCCTCTGGTGATACGCCATACCGCGGATTTCTTTTTTCGGGACGGCTACTGGTACAAGAACTTCGAGTACCTCCGGGAACAGGAGCGCGGCCTCGACTTTTCCGAGGATCTATTCAGCCCCGGATACTTCCGGGCCATCGCGAAGAATGGGACGTATCTCTGGGTTTTCGCCAGCGCGGAAGAATGGACTGACCTGACCCGGGACGCCGAACTTCAACGCTTCGCGGTGATTAAACAGCGTGAATTGGAAAGGCGTCAGGCGCTGGTGAAGGGAATCAAGTCGACGGAGCCGACGTCTTTTTACTTGCGTCTGGCTGCGGATCAATTTCTGGTACGGCGGGGAAAGGACTCCCAAACCGTCATCGCCGGCTATCCCTGGTTTACGGATTGGGGACGAGACACCATGATTTCAATCCCGGGCCTTCTCTTTGTGGCGAACAATTATCCTGCGGCCCGGGAGATTCTAGACACCTTCGTTCGTTCCATGCGAGACGGATTGATCCCCAACCGGTTTGTGGATCATCCCAAGGCGGGGGAAGAAACCGAATACAACACGGCAGATGCGACGCTCTGGCTCTTCCATCTGGTGTATGAACTGGCCCGGCGGACCGATGATGTGAAAATCGTCAAACAGAATTTCTATGAGCCGCTGATCGAGAGCTTCGAGTGTCATCGTCGGGGAACGCGCTTCGGCATCCACATGTCGGACGACGCCCTGCTTTCGGCGGGAAGGGAATCCGTTCAACTCACCTGGATGGACGCCCGGATTGGAGATCAAGCCGTTACTCCGCGGCACGGGAAGGCCGTGGAAATCTGCGCGCTGTGGTGTAACGCCCTGAAGGTGCTTGAATTTTTCGCGAAGAAATTGGGCGATCGTGCACGGGCCAAGGAATTCACCTCCCTCGCCCGCCAAGCCCAGGAAAGCTTCAACAGGGTCTTTTGGAATCGTCCCGCGGGATATCTGAATGACGTCGTCAATGATGGCGGCGTCGATACTTCCCTCCGGCCCAATCAGTTATTCGCCCTGACACTTCCCTTCTCCCCCCTGGAGAGGAAGTATCGCAAACCCGTCGTGGCGGTTGTCACAGAGCATCTGTTAACTCCGTTCGGCCTTCGCACCCTGGCAAAAAGTGACCCGCACTATCGCGGGCTGTACCAGGGGAATGCTTACGATCGCGATGGTTCCTACCACCAGGGCACAGTCTGGCCTTGGCTGCTGGGGCCTTACGCCACAGCCTATTTAAACGCTCATACGCGCACGGCCCGGAATAAGAAGCACGTGCGAAGCCTTCTTGAATCTCTGATTCAATATATGCTGAATGACGGGGTCGGTCAGCTTCCAGAACTTTTTGACGGCGATGTCCCCAAGAATGAAGAGGGCTCCCCGCAGCCCCCGGGGAAGGGGTGCTTTGCCCAAGCCTGGAGCGTGGCCGAGGTCCATCGCGTCTTGATGGAAGAAGTGTAG
- a CDS encoding type II secretion system GspH family protein — MKHSVGGINARAGGRSGARRGLRRRHANHGFTMLEMVIVASLILTVVSVAFPRLIQMRENFNLQGDIRVVQTTIQTARYNAIAHGRQYKIIFKNNVPTADPIPQMQIQRDEAVDPQNPTHAAVFQNRGGPVVLSRGVTLDKAGELLCDFSGTVNSTGFDLSPQGEPSLTMSNAKTGKNYTVFVSLLGRVRIVQNQ; from the coding sequence ATGAAACATTCGGTCGGGGGGATCAATGCCAGGGCTGGCGGGCGTTCCGGGGCACGGCGGGGTCTCCGCCGAAGGCACGCGAATCACGGATTTACGATGCTGGAAATGGTCATCGTCGCTTCCTTAATACTCACGGTGGTTTCCGTTGCATTTCCGCGATTGATTCAAATGCGTGAGAATTTCAACCTACAGGGTGACATTCGGGTTGTCCAAACCACCATTCAGACGGCCCGGTACAACGCCATTGCGCATGGCCGGCAGTATAAAATCATATTCAAGAACAATGTCCCCACAGCGGATCCGATCCCTCAGATGCAGATTCAGAGGGATGAAGCGGTCGATCCTCAAAATCCCACTCACGCGGCCGTTTTTCAAAATCGCGGCGGTCCTGTCGTTTTGTCGAGAGGCGTGACGCTTGATAAGGCAGGGGAACTGCTGTGCGACTTCAGTGGCACTGTGAACAGCACGGGGTTTGATCTCAGCCCACAAGGTGAGCCTTCCCTGACGATGTCGAACGCCAAGACGGGGAAAAACTACACGGTTTTCGTCTCCCTGCTGGGGCGCGTGCGTATCGTGCAGAACCAATAG
- a CDS encoding CPBP family intramembrane metalloprotease — translation MQPDRLRHSPAVIAWTYLYVVFLYVAWVLAWLLERALERRSGWITTSGGQFGYWFVMKLLLWIFPALILIRLSGRPLGEVVGLRRLQSALLWGTGVGLCLGAVVWIQRSVTHQPLFHPVLNWPFLSGVCVAPIIEEITFRGAILGNLMRRHRFAIANSVTAFLFLGSHLPGWYFQGRLLHMLTRPVGGGLGILFLGWVFGFVAHKSKSVAGSTWTHFLNNFFNA, via the coding sequence ATGCAACCGGACCGACTCCGTCACTCACCTGCCGTTATTGCGTGGACGTACTTGTATGTCGTCTTCTTGTATGTGGCCTGGGTTTTGGCATGGCTGCTGGAACGGGCCCTGGAGCGTCGTTCCGGCTGGATAACCACCAGCGGGGGGCAATTCGGCTACTGGTTTGTAATGAAGTTGCTGCTGTGGATATTTCCCGCCCTCATCCTGATTCGGCTGTCAGGCCGCCCGTTAGGCGAGGTCGTGGGACTTCGGCGACTCCAATCAGCTCTCCTGTGGGGCACGGGGGTTGGACTTTGCCTGGGAGCGGTCGTATGGATACAAAGATCGGTCACTCACCAGCCATTGTTCCATCCTGTCTTGAACTGGCCGTTCCTCAGCGGGGTGTGCGTGGCGCCGATTATTGAAGAAATCACCTTTCGCGGGGCGATCCTGGGAAATTTGATGCGACGACACCGTTTTGCGATCGCGAATTCCGTCACGGCTTTCCTGTTTCTCGGCTCACACCTTCCCGGCTGGTATTTTCAGGGCCGATTGCTTCACATGCTCACTCGCCCCGTCGGTGGAGGACTCGGAATCCTTTTTCTGGGCTGGGTATTTGGGTTTGTAGCCCACAAAAGCAAGTCGGTCGCCGGCAGTACCTGGACGCACTTCTTGAACAACTTCTTCAATGCATAG
- the crcB gene encoding fluoride efflux transporter CrcB, which produces MHKIAFLACAGACGTLARYILQGWAQRVFGGEFPWGTLVVNSVGCFAFGLIWAIAEERFLMRPEWRAVLLIGFLGAFTTFSSFVFETAELFRDTQWQMAILNLVGQNVLGLVLFFLGLFLGRIF; this is translated from the coding sequence ATGCACAAGATTGCTTTCCTGGCGTGTGCGGGTGCTTGCGGAACCCTGGCTCGATACATCCTTCAAGGTTGGGCTCAACGCGTCTTCGGAGGTGAGTTCCCCTGGGGAACTCTGGTCGTAAATTCGGTGGGTTGTTTTGCGTTTGGGCTGATTTGGGCAATTGCCGAGGAGCGGTTCTTAATGAGACCGGAGTGGCGGGCCGTTCTGCTGATCGGATTTCTTGGCGCGTTCACCACCTTCTCGAGTTTCGTTTTCGAAACCGCTGAACTTTTCAGGGATACCCAGTGGCAAATGGCCATTCTCAATCTGGTGGGGCAAAACGTCTTGGGATTGGTTTTGTTCTTCCTGGGGTTGTTCTTGGGAAGAATCTTTTAG
- a CDS encoding hemerythrin domain-containing protein codes for MKRPHERREFLLDAGLLVAGTAILPAYVSTAQQVPAEKDPKKPPEDPAEDVSPPEDLMREHGVLNRVLLIYGEILQRLNNGRDFPVEVLTGAAGIIRNFIEDYHEKLEEDHLFPRFEKAGKLVDLVHVLRRQHQAGRRLTSSIQARASASTLSNAAERKALAADLNLFVRMYRPHEAREDTILFPAIRSIVSAQEFDVMGDQFEDKEHALFGKAGFEGVVERVAGLEKTLGIYELAQFTPKV; via the coding sequence ATGAAACGACCTCATGAACGGCGGGAATTCTTGTTGGATGCCGGGCTGCTCGTCGCCGGAACAGCGATCTTGCCGGCTTATGTGTCAACTGCACAACAGGTGCCGGCGGAAAAGGATCCCAAGAAACCTCCTGAGGACCCGGCCGAGGACGTGTCCCCGCCCGAGGATTTGATGAGGGAGCACGGCGTCCTAAATCGAGTTCTCTTAATCTACGGGGAGATTCTCCAGCGCTTGAACAACGGAAGAGACTTCCCGGTGGAAGTTCTCACAGGCGCCGCGGGGATCATCCGGAATTTTATCGAAGATTATCACGAGAAGCTGGAGGAGGATCATCTCTTCCCCCGGTTTGAAAAGGCCGGAAAGCTGGTGGACCTGGTCCATGTGCTACGCCGGCAGCATCAGGCGGGGCGGCGCCTGACCTCCTCAATTCAAGCTCGTGCCAGCGCTTCAACCCTCAGCAACGCTGCGGAACGAAAGGCGTTGGCGGCGGATCTGAATCTTTTCGTCCGCATGTACCGGCCTCACGAAGCACGGGAAGACACCATCCTGTTCCCGGCCATTCGATCCATCGTCTCCGCACAGGAATTCGACGTGATGGGAGACCAGTTCGAGGACAAGGAACATGCGCTCTTTGGGAAGGCTGGATTCGAGGGCGTCGTCGAACGTGTGGCCGGGCTTGAAAAGACCCTGGGTATTTACGAGCTGGCTCAATTCACTCCCAAGGTGTGA
- a CDS encoding DUF190 domain-containing protein: MKLPAEAELLRVFIGESDKFGGRPLYEVIVEEAKKRKMAGATVLRGVLGFGANSRLHTAKILRLSEDLPVVIEIVDESAKITDLLAALDPMIGEGLVTLEKVRVIAYRHNV; encoded by the coding sequence ATGAAATTGCCGGCAGAAGCAGAGTTACTCAGAGTCTTCATTGGTGAGAGCGACAAGTTTGGGGGTCGGCCGCTCTACGAGGTCATCGTCGAAGAGGCGAAAAAGAGAAAAATGGCCGGTGCCACCGTCCTGCGAGGGGTTCTGGGTTTTGGAGCCAATAGTCGCCTCCACACAGCCAAAATACTGCGGCTGTCCGAGGATCTTCCCGTGGTCATCGAAATCGTGGATGAGTCCGCGAAGATAACTGACCTGTTGGCTGCTCTGGACCCGATGATTGGTGAGGGATTGGTCACGCTGGAAAAGGTTCGTGTCATCGCTTACCGGCACAATGTTTAA